GGCGTCCGCGCCCGTCTTGAAGAAGCGGGCCATCTGCGCGCCGGGAATCACTTCCACCAGCGCCTTCACGGAGGAGACCTCCACCGGCGTGGGCAGCGAGTGGATGATGCCTTCCGACAGGTGCTTGCGGAGGGTGTCCACCACGGCTGGGTGGTTGTGGCCCAGCATGTTGGCGCCCAGCGCCTGGATGTAATCGATGTACTCCTGGCCGTCTGCGTCCTCCACCAGCGCGCCGTTGCCCCTGGTGAGGAACACGGGGAAGGCGCCGGGGGCGAAGTGGTCCGGCTTCTTCATCATCGTCTGGGTGACGCCAGGGACCCACCTGCGGGCCTCGGCCAGCAGCTGGTTGGAGCGCTCCAGCTTGAGCTCCCCCTCGATGGGACGGGGCAGTGATGGGTGACGCGGCGCTGTCTGGGACATGAAGGGTCCTGGTGAGGGGTGGAAGGGGATTCAGGGCGCGGGCGTCGCGTCCAGTTGCACGGCGCGGCCCGAGAAGGTCCACAGCAGCCCGAGCGCGAGCGCGGAGATGACCACGGCCAGCCAGCCCAGCTGCGCGAAGCCGATGAGCGTGCCGTCCGGTGCGGTGGTGAGCAGCAGGCCGCCCATCCACGCGGCGAGCCCGGAGGCCCCGTCGCTGGCGGCGATGTTAACCGCGAGGTAGCGGCCCCGGAGGGCAGGCGGCACCTGCGACGCGACCAGCGCCATGGTGGGGATGGCGCGGCCGGAGGTGAGCGTCATGAAGAGCACGAAGACGGCGGCCACCACCGGCAGCGGAGACGGAGGCAGGTGGGTGAAGAGCAGGTGCGGCGCCATGGTGGCGACGAGCAGCAGCGCCAGCGCGCGAGCGGGGCCCAGGCGGTCCGCCATCCGGCCAATCCAACGCGAGCTGAAGAAGGTGGCCGCGCCGCCCGCCAGGTACACCCAGGGCAGGTCCGTGAGGGCCAGGCCCACGTTGCCCACCATGAAGGCGCCCAGGTAGGGGATGAGCAGGAAGCTGGCGAACACCACCGTGAAGGTGAGGCCCCAGCCCAAGGCCAGCCGGGGCGTGAAGCCCGGGGTGACGGATGCGCCGGAGGCCTGGGCCAGGAGGTGCCCGTCCACGCGCGGCAGGAAGCGAAGGAGCAAGAGCCACACGACGCCCGCGAGCCCCGCGAGGACGATGAACGGCGCGCGCCAGCCTCCCAGGTTCGCGAGGCCCAACCCCAGCGGCACGCCCGCGACGGCGGACAGCGCGTAGGCCGTCATCACCGTGCCGATGGCCTGCCCCCGGCGCTCCGCGGGCACCGTGTCGATGACGATGGCGATGACGACGGCGCCCATCAAGCCCGCGCAGCCTCCGGCCACGGTGCGGGCGATGAGCAGGCCCGTGGCCCCGGTGGCCGCGCCGCACAGGAGGGTGGCGAGGATGAAGCCCGCGTAGAGCATCAGCAGCGTGCGCTTGCGCTCCAGGCGATCCAGCCAGAACACGCCCAGCACGCCCATGGCTGCGGACGCGAGCGTGTACGCGGACACCAGCGCTCCGAACCGCGTCGCCGACAGCGAGAGCCGCTGCATCAGCAACGGGCCTAGCGGCATCAACATCATGAAGTCGACGACGTGGGTGAACTGCACCGCCGCGAGGAGCCACAGCAGCGTGCGCTCGCGCGGGGCGGAGGATGGAGCATTCAAGACAATCACCTGAATCCAGACGCACGTCGGCCCAGGCCTGTCCTGGCAATGTCAGACAGGGCCCGGCCAGGCCCGGGCGCACTTCGCGCCGGACCGCCGTGTTTTGTTGCGGCTTAGCGAATGATAATGAGAATCATCCTCAGAAATCTTCCGGAGTCAATGGGAAAGCGGGTTCTGTGACGTGAACGTCTCTCCGCGGCCTCGCGGCGTACGTCCGGCTTGACGGTCCGCGATGGGGGCGGAAGGGTGGATGCCGAGCGCAGTCCGTCCCCGTTCGTTCCATCCAAGGAGTCGATGGTGAAGAAGCTCGTCAACGCGCCGCGCGCGGTGGTGCAGGAGATGTTGGAGGGGTTCCTGGCGCTGTCGCCGGGCCAGGCGTTGCTGGAGGGGGAGACGGTGGTGGTGCGCGCGGACGTGCCGGCGGCGCT
The sequence above is drawn from the Corallococcus sp. NCRR genome and encodes:
- the mxcK gene encoding myxochelin export MFS transporter MxcK; protein product: MIVLNAPSSAPRERTLLWLLAAVQFTHVVDFMMLMPLGPLLMQRLSLSATRFGALVSAYTLASAAMGVLGVFWLDRLERKRTLLMLYAGFILATLLCGAATGATGLLIARTVAGGCAGLMGAVVIAIVIDTVPAERRGQAIGTVMTAYALSAVAGVPLGLGLANLGGWRAPFIVLAGLAGVVWLLLLRFLPRVDGHLLAQASGASVTPGFTPRLALGWGLTFTVVFASFLLIPYLGAFMVGNVGLALTDLPWVYLAGGAATFFSSRWIGRMADRLGPARALALLLVATMAPHLLFTHLPPSPLPVVAAVFVLFMTLTSGRAIPTMALVASQVPPALRGRYLAVNIAASDGASGLAAWMGGLLLTTAPDGTLIGFAQLGWLAVVISALALGLLWTFSGRAVQLDATPAP